In Yarrowia lipolytica chromosome 1F, complete sequence, a genomic segment contains:
- a CDS encoding uncharacterized protein (Compare to YALI0F14729g, similar to uniprot|Q9C3Z1 Cochliobolus heterostrophus peroxisomal Acyl-CoA thioesterase) — MSLLERELQIEEIDINLYRSAKELWRPIGQRGIFGGSVIAQALMAATKTVPPEFIIHSMHCYFVLSGNPDHPVLYHVERVRDGRSFATRTVQAKQRGRVIFTTTCSFQVDKGNGNMHHQSRMYEREVKSSGKAFDGEHEATNGIPAPENCVSSLEVSKYLNKQGVISDDILKKMVDRSVEDPIEIRLVTGLLNKDDGLLPHERRIKFWVRCKPVIERDDVQSVGIAYLSDSFLLGTAIRVQPLNPGAASMVVSLDHTIYFHGKFRADEWLLHVIDSNWSGNERALVRGRLYNQQGVLVATVFQEGVIRLKEKYKGKAVETTDDYLSSGTRTDAEKEESKKKGAMAAKSIDSKL, encoded by the coding sequence atgtctcttCTTGAACGAGAGCTTCAAattgaggagattgatATCAATCTCTACCGGTCTGCCAAGGAGCTTTGGCGACCTATCGGTCAGCGAGGTATCTTTGGCGGCTCTGTCATTGCTCAGGCCCTGATGGCTGCTACCAAAACTGTGCCCCCAGAGTTCATTATCCATTCCATGCACTGCTACTTTGTGTTATCTGGAAACCCCGACCACCCCGTGCTCTACCACGTTGAGCGGGTCCGAGATGGCAGAAGCTTCGCTACCCGAACAGTCCAGGCCAAACAGCGGGGACGTGTGATCTTCACCACTACATGCTCTTTCCAGGTTGACAAGGGCAACGGAAACATGCATCATCAGAGCCGAATGTACGAGCGAGAGGTCAAGAGCAGTGGAAAGGCTTTTGATGGCGAACACGAGGCCACCAACGGAATTCCTGCTCCCGAGAATTGCGTCTCCTCGCTGGAGGTGTCCAAGTACCTCAACAAGCAGGGCGTGATCAGTGACGAtattctcaagaagatggtGGATCGATCAGTTGAGGATCCCATTGAAATTAGACTAGTGACCGGTCTTCTGAACAAGGACGATGGTCTGCTTCCTCATGAACGAAGAATCAAGTTCTGGGTTCGATGCAAACCTGTTATTGAGCGAGACGACGTTCAGTCGGTCGGTATTGCTTACCTCAGTGACTCTTTCCTGCTGGGAACAGCTATCCGAGTCCAGCCCCTCAATCCCGGTGCTGCCTCTATGGTTGTTTCCCTGGACCACACAATCTACTTTCATGGCAAGTTCCGAGCTGATGAATGGCTGCTGCACGTGATTGATTCCAACTGGAGTGGAAACGAGCGGGCACTGGTCCGAGGACGACTCTACAACCAACAGGGAGTCTTGGTCGCCACAGTGTTCCAGGAGGGTGTCATTCGATTGAAGGAGAAATACAAAGGCAAGGCTGTAGAGACCACAGATGACTATCTTAGCAGCGGAACGAGAACTGAtgctgagaaggaggagtctaAGAAGAAGGGAGCCATGGCTGCTAAGAGTATTGACAGTAAGCTGTAA
- a CDS encoding uncharacterized protein (Compare to YALI0F14707g, weakly similar to uniprot|P43565 Saccharomyces cerevisiae YFL033c RIM15 protein kinase involved in expression of meiotic genes): MELVGIARKEVVGTNIGTHISGDENDKSVFQRATEQMMKDSSSCRVRFCVCARVTDEQDSDSSEDDDKHHKTSSTAVKKSDVTDTKLSKSCGKCHKCGTASASVGDKFADTSINSVESHESADFDTTVIRHSIDNLSLSSSTHSTFSEPCLNELCVELEGQGVVMKGRGSDPAYTMWILKPYRQMEPLSIDIPLSLFETLGFGADVFVQYLETLQQDGVTEFSNLPPPPMAMCRICERQVPTWAFESHSQLCLIEHKAESHLQQTHENLSDHREAVAALLYYSHGTPSNSNSNSNSNSSSSVASPAVSGASSPSPPPPALYRGLPIALTPGEEHIPAISGGSASSSPPRSPRQTAASLVLTKKRIFQKPAPKTPTRQIQLLLELCDTALDINGPESAVHSPNSAAKIHTVQEWPSASFRKNVVDPGLKLLYEDTERLCQEKVEATMRLANIVTYFGKIKEEVDTAVHQVLEETLYQLRLQQDANDGVEAPAEGPKNEVAVNESAIASSSDLAVGDVGISTPANSVAGTESESGGPIPAMATDSKGDVPVPEHNASSSSLFSSHYLGTDSLPHLPAPTFSQSPQGSPNLSDSFDGMPPPPLPSSSSQSEKNVTVQIGTPAPKTPSTPHVPALSLSSSHSDLRSGASLSSDNILGVSPTKKATTMTPKSFLADDLNANKPPTPSPHISRRPSHISRQNINRPLTTLNTNLPEFSMSDLSLSDGENRPRATSSAGGRSSNLGSPMAAPISGGGNGPQRSRVHSINVEWTPLSSPLLFPYEPQMDDGIAPTPSVPVKPTQPSIKDYEIIKPISKGAFGSVYLSKKKATGEYFAIKTLKKADMIAKNQVMNVKAERAILMAQQDSPFVAKLFFTFQNRDYLFLVMEYLSGGDCAALIKMLGGLPSDWITKYMAEVVAGVEDLHGRGIVHRDLKPDNLLLDSEGHIKLTDFGLSRMGYVGRYTKPGAPSGTESGSTTESGARGSVSSNDSRRSSNFDTIDMEHSYSLVPGYFDVGDSEDERSRSVGSGSIRDFRERSTSRGAPLAIGPTSLSHPHPPVRQDSLPLSNMPLHDSNRKFVGTPDYLAPETIDGVGQDETSDWWSVGCIMFEFIYGYPPFHASTPELVFDNILNRRIQWPDEGEDDLNIDDNTRDLLVKLLEPTPSRRLGYNGAEEIKKHPFFHHVTDWNAVYQEEASFVPMAQSPENTDYFDSRGAQMEELSVDENLDESVDSEDTDRDSVSSPSEFPKIISSARSDSSSPSQVTSSSGVRRVSSTGSGGQGGGGGGSANSNSASNSTRKVPLHIPPHVRERRSRRLSETSDDFGNFSFKNLPVLDKANKDIINRLKAETLPIPVPRKESATSATGSSEDGSPSTGLGLSSSPATSATTSGSSQFLNKLSASGLSPSPRGLGLQRRLSTLSDSPESPILAPPKMRRQPSATSAASAVSESSPYNSDDDRERARLRVQKRRQMSRRFSSISLTESPSFRPLYVLVCDPNPVWRYSISHILKELNCHIATVKTGSEAIRRGTSDTRFDCILTEYNLPKVNGEDVAKLIHSTNNANTSTPIVAVTSYLKAASETALFSAVIEKPVRRDVLSETLQRFCNWKEPDE, translated from the coding sequence ATGGAGTTGGTTGGAATAGCTCGCAAAGAGGTGGTTGGAACCAACATTGGGACCCACATATCTGGAGACGAGAACGACAAATCTGTGTTCCAGCGCGCGACTGAGCAAATGATGAAGGACTCGAGCTCGTGCCGAGTTAGattctgtgtctgtgcgCGAGTTACAGATGAACAGGACAGCGATAGCAgcgaggacgacgacaagcATCATAAAACGAGCTCAACTGCAGTCAAAAAATCTGATGTGACGGACACTAAGTTGTCAAAGTCCTGTGGTAAGTGTCACAAGTGTGGCACTGCATCCGCTTCTGTTGGCGACAAGTTCGCAGACACATCGATAAACTCGGTTGAGTCGCACGAGTCTGCAGATTTCGATACCACTGTTATTCGCCATTCGATCGACAATCTTTCTCTTTCATCTTCAACTCATTCGACATTTTCTGAGCCATGCCTAAATGAACTGTGTGTTGAGCTGGAGGGCCAGGgtgtggtgatgaaggGACGTGGCTCAGATCCGGCATATACCATGTGGATTCTCAAGCCATACCGACAAATGGAACCATTAAGCATTGACATTCCTCTGTCTTTGTTCGAGACGCTAGGCTTTGGAGCTGACGTGTTTGTGCAGTACTTGGAGACCCTCCAGCAGGATGGCGTCACTGAGTTCAGCAACTTACCGCCACCACCCATGGCCATGTGTCGAATATGTGAGCGGCAGGTGCCCACGTGGGCGTTTGAAAGTCATTCACAGCTTTGTTTGATTGAACACAAGGCCGAGTCGCATCTGCAACAGACGCACGAAAACCTGTCGGATCATCGCgaggcagtggcagctTTGCTGTACTACTCGCATGGCACCCCCTCAAACTCGAATTCgaactccaactccaatTCATCTTCCTCTGTAGCATCTCCAGCCGTATCTGGAGCCTCATCACCATCGCCGCCTCCTCCGGCACTCTATCGAGGTCTTCCGATTGCTCTGACTCCAGGAGAAGAGCACATTCCCGCCATATCTGGTGGCTCTGCATCGTCCTCTCCTCCCCGAAGTCCACGGCAAACGGCAGCATCGCTGGTTTTGACGAAAAAACGCATATTTCAAAAACCTGCGCCGAAAACGCCGACACGACAGATTCAACTGTTGCTCGAGCTCTGCGACACTGCTCTCGACATCAATGGGCCCGAGTCTGCTGTACACAGTCCCAACTCTGCGGCCAAGATCCATACTGTGCAAGAATGGCCCAGTGCAAGCTTCCGCAAAAATGTGGTGGACCCAGGTCTTAAGCTGCTATACGAGGACACCGAACGACTATGTCAGGAGAAGGTCGAGGCAACCATGCGTCTTGCCAACATTGTTACCTACTTTGGAAAAATTAAGGAGGAAGTGGATACAGCGGTGCACCAGGTTCTTGAGGAGACGCTGTACCAGTTGCGGTTACAACAGGACGCTAATGATGGAGTGGAGGCACCTGCGGAGGGACCGAAGAACGAGGTGGCTGTAAATGAATCTGCCATTGCATCTTCTTCGGATCTCGCTGTGGGTGATGTGGGCATTTCAACACCGGCCAACAGCGTCGCTGGCACGGAATCCGAAAGTGGTGGGCCAATTCCCGCTATGGCCACTGACAGCAAAGGAGATGTGCCAGTTCCTGAGCATAATGCCTCTTCATCGTCGTTATTCTCTTCCCACTATCTAGGAACAGATAGTCTACCCCATCTGCCTGCCCCCACATTCTCTCAGAGCCCCCAGGGCAGTCCCAATCTGTCCGATTCGTTCGATGGCAtgcctccaccacctctaccatcttcttcatcacaATCGGAGAAGAACGTGACAGTTCAGATTGGAACCCCAGCACCCAAGACCCCATCTACGCCTCACGTGCCTGCCTTGTCCCTCTCTTCTTCGCATTCGGATCTTCGCAGCGGTGCTTCTTTGTCGTCAGACAACATTCTTGGAGTCAGCCCTACTAAGAAGGCTACTACCATGACTCCCAAGTCGTTCTTGGCCGACGATCTAAACGCAAACAAGCCTCCTACACCGTCACCTCATATATCTCGTCGCCCGTCTCACATTTCGCGGCAGAACATCAACAGGCCCCTCACGACTCTCAATACTAACCTGCCTGAGTTCTCTATGTCGGATCTGTCTCTTTCCGATGGGGAGAACCGGCCTCGAGCAACATCCTCTGCTGGCGGTCGTAGCAGCAACCTTGGTTCTCCGATGGCTGCACCTATCAGTGGTGGCGGCAACGGCCCACAGAGATCGCGGGTCCATTCGATCAACGTCGAGTGGACTCCTCTATCGTCGCCGTTACTGTTCCCCTATGAGCCTCAGATGGACGATGGCATTGCCCCCACACCCTCTGTTCCAGTAAAGCCGACGCAGCCGTCTATCAAGGATTACGAGATCATTAAGCCTATTTCCAAGGGTGCATTTGGGTCTGTCTATCTATCGAAAAAGAAGGCTACTGGCGAGTACTTTGCCATCAAGACATTGAAGAAGGCTGATATGATTGCAAAGAACCAAGTCATGAACgtcaaggccgagcgaGCAATTCTCATGGCTCAGCAAGACTCTCCGTTTGTGGCAAAactcttcttcaccttcCAGAACCGAGATTATCTGTTTCTGGTTATGGAATAcctctctggaggagactgCGCTGCGCTGATCAAGATGCTGGGTGGTCTTCCTTCAGATTGGATCACAAAGTACATGGCTGAAGTTGTTGCTGGCGTTGAGGATCTCCATGGACGAGGAATCGTGCATCGAGATCTCAAGCCCGACAACCTTTTGCTTGATAGTGAGGGTCATATCAAGCTAACGGATTTCGGTCTCTCTCGAATGGGTTATGTGGGCAGATACACTAAGCCAGGAGCACCAAGTGGCACCGAAAGTGGCAGCACAACGGAGTCAGGGGCTCGTGGAAGTGTATCTTCCAACGACTCCCGTCGATCATCCAACTTCGACACCATTGACATGGAGCACTCATACTCTCTAGTACCCGGCTATTTTGATGTGGGCGACAGCGAGGATGAACGAAGTCGAAGTGTGGGCAGTGGTAGTATAAGGGACTTCCGAGAACGGTCCACTTCACGAGGAGCACCTCTTGCAATCGGACCCACCAGCCTCAGTCATCCACATCCTCCAGTCCGACAGGACTCGTTGCCTCTGTCAAACATGCCACTGCATGACTCCAACCGGAAGTTCGTGGGAACGCCTGATTATCTTGCACCTGAGACAATTGATGGTGTCGGACAAGATGAAACTTCAGACTGGTGGTCTGTAGGGTGCATCATGTTCGAGTTCATTTACGGCTACCCTCCTTTCCATGCATCTACACCCGAACTAGTGTTTGACAACATCCTCAACCGGCGAATTCAATGGCCAGATGAAGGCGAAGATGATCTCAACATTGACGACAACACCCGTGATCTGTTAGTCAAACTGTTGGAGCCGACTCCCTCTCGTCGTCTGGGTTACAATGGTGcggaggagatcaagaagcaCCCTTTCTTccaccacgtgactgacTGGAATGCTGTGTACCAGGAGGAAGCCAGCTTTGTTCCCATGGCCCAGTCGCCTGAGAACACCGACTACTTCGACAGTCGAGGTGCTcagatggaggagctcagTGTGGACGAAAATCTCGACGAAAGTGTCGACAGCGAAGACACTGACCGTGATAGTGTCTCCAGTCCATCGGAATTCCCCAAAATCATATCCTCAGCAAGGTCGGACTCCTCTTCACCCAGCCAGGTCACATCTTCCTCTGGTGTGCGCCGGGTGTCATCTACTGGTTCaggtggccaaggaggaggtggaggaggaagcgCAAATTCTAACTCAGCATCCAATTCCACCCGGAAAGTGCCTCTCCACATCCCTCCTCATGTTCGAGAACGAAGGTCTCGTCGTCTGTCCGAAACCTCGGACGACTTTGGTAATTTCTCGTTCAAGAACCTGCCTGTTCtcgacaaggccaacaaAGATATCATCAATCGACTGAAGGCCGAGACTCTACCCATCCCTGTGCCTCGCAAGGAGTCTGCCACTTCTGCCACTGGCTCTTCGGAGGACGGGTCTCCCAGCACTGGCCTAGGGCTGTCCAGTTCGCCTGCCACCAGTGCCACAACTTCGGGATCGTCACAGTTTCTCAACAAGCTGTCAGCATCTGGACTCAGTCCTAGCCCCCGTGGCTTAGGACTCCAACGACGGTTGTCTACCCTTTCCGACAGCCCCGAGTCGCCTATTCTGGCTCCTCCCAAGATGCGTCGACAACCGTCAGCGACATCCGCTGCCTCTGCAGTCTCGGAGTCTTCTCCCTATAATTCAGATGATGACAGGGAGAGGGCTCGGCTGAGGGTCCAGAAACGACGCCAGATGAGTCGGCGTTTCTCGTCGATCAGTCTCACCGAGTCCCCCAGCTTCAGACCTCTCTACGTTCTTGTGTGTGATCCCAACCCCGTGTGGAGATACTCCATATCccacattctcaaggagctcaactGTCACATTGCCACTGTGAAAACAGGCTCTGAGGCGATTCGGAGGGGCACTTCGGATACTCGATTCGACTGTATTCTGACTGAATACAACCTTCCCAAGGTCAATGGAGAAGATGTGGCCAAGCTGATCCATTCCACTAACAATGCCAACACATCAACCCCAATTGTCGCAGTGACCTCATACCTGAAGGCTGCCTCAGAGACCGCTCTATTCTCTGCCGTGATTGAGAAGCCCGTTCGGCGGGATGTGCTGAGTGAGACGTTGCAGCGATTCTGCAATTGGAAGGAGCCTGACGAGTAA
- a CDS encoding uncharacterized protein (Compare to YALI0F14685g, some similarities with CA2588|IPF15098 Candida albicans IPF15098 Unknown function) produces MTAKSRVRVDHDEQQRTQVQSHLQDEGSATEPAQPADPPLDHPDSNKVHKWISSAYHLGSLRLENKGAVARDHLANERTFLAWMRTSMTFATLGVGLSQLLRLSDSATNVNDPQDQLDKIEDNKRLARIAGALFVSAGIVVLLLGTTRYFHSQHMIVNNHFPVSRMSVLFVMCLTLALVGVIIWMVLRV; encoded by the coding sequence ATGACAGCCAAATCCCGTGTCCGAGTGGACCATGACGAACAACAACGAACACAGGTGCAGTCCCACTTGCAGGACGAAGGGTCTGCGACGGAGCCTGCACAGCCTGCGGATCCTCCTTTAGATCACCCAGACAGCAACAAGGTGCACAAATGGATTTCTTCGGCATATCATCTGGGCTCGTTGCGGCTAGAAAACAAGGGAGCAGTCGCCCGCGATCATCTGGCCAACGAGAGAACGTTCTTAGCATGGATGCGTACTTCCATGACCTTTGCTACCCTTGGTGTGGGTCTCTCTCAGCTTCTGCGACTTTCGGACTCGGCCACTAACGTCAACGACCCACAGGACCagctggacaagattgaggacAACAAACGTCTTGCTCGAATAGCAGGAGCTTTGTTTGTGTCAGCTGGCATTGTGGTTTTGCTTCTTGGAACCACCCGGTACTTCCACTCACAGCACATGATTGTGAACAATCACTTTCCTGTATCCCGAATGTCAGTCTTGTTCGTTATGTGTCTCACTCTGGCACTTGTGGGAGTGATTATTTGGATGGTACTGAGAGTATGA